The Bacillus pseudomycoides genome contains a region encoding:
- a CDS encoding SDR family oxidoreductase — translation MDLKLSEKKALIVGGSRGIGKATARQLALEGVDCTICSRNESSLKVAAEELAQETKRNIYPIVADTTDPDSILNLVEKSAAAMGGIDILINSGARVGGFEPEDFNSIKDELILKDFEEKYMGYFRCIRAVAPFMIENNWGRIINISGLAARIGGNYFSSGPRNASVVHLTKSASLELGKHGINVNAVYPGIVDTEMFRNRVTNEEAVRQMAALNALGRLITVEEIANVITFLASPLAASITGDVISVTGGIGDTVFY, via the coding sequence ATGGACTTAAAGTTATCTGAAAAAAAAGCACTTATTGTTGGAGGAAGCCGCGGGATTGGTAAAGCTACTGCCCGCCAGTTGGCCCTGGAAGGTGTAGATTGTACGATTTGTTCAAGAAACGAATCCTCACTAAAAGTTGCTGCAGAGGAATTAGCCCAAGAAACAAAAAGAAATATCTATCCGATTGTGGCAGATACCACTGATCCTGACTCTATCCTAAATTTAGTAGAAAAATCAGCAGCAGCAATGGGAGGCATCGATATTTTAATCAACAGTGGAGCCCGTGTTGGCGGCTTTGAGCCAGAGGATTTTAATAGTATTAAAGATGAACTTATTTTGAAAGATTTTGAAGAAAAGTATATGGGCTATTTTCGTTGTATCCGAGCTGTAGCTCCTTTTATGATAGAAAATAATTGGGGACGTATTATAAATATAAGTGGTCTGGCTGCTAGAATTGGCGGCAATTATTTTAGTTCCGGTCCACGTAATGCATCTGTTGTCCATTTAACAAAATCCGCATCATTGGAATTAGGAAAGCACGGAATTAACGTCAATGCTGTTTATCCAGGGATTGTCGATACGGAAATGTTTAGAAACCGAGTCACTAACGAAGAGGCTGTGCGTCAGATGGCAGCACTCAATGCACTCGGCCGCTTGATTACAGTAGAAGAAATTGCTAATGTCATTACCTTCCTGGCTTCACCTTTGGCGGCATCGATTACTGGTGATGTCATTTCGGTAACCGGCGGAATTGGAGATACCGTTTTTTACTAA
- a CDS encoding alpha/beta hydrolase: MPPIRTMDPKAVRDMLSNAPRPAVKLDLVSKVENLMIPVSQDEEIKCRVYIPEGQGPFPIFIYYHGGGWVLGDIEVMDASCQMIANRTASIVVSVNYRLAPEYKFPTPVEDAYAALEWVYEEGASFNGDVTRLAVGGDSVGGNLATVVTMMARDRKGPDITAQVLIYPATNLEFNTESHQTFAKGFGLDREQLIWFRDHYLRNDEDRYNKYASPLVAEDLSGLPPAIVITAENDVLRDEGMAYAERLRKFGVQVEYACELGMIHGFFAHMAIFSKNIESTVSKIDKFLNTAKYTIGID; this comes from the coding sequence ATGCCGCCTATTCGTACGATGGATCCTAAGGCAGTAAGAGATATGCTTTCCAATGCACCGCGCCCTGCTGTAAAATTAGATCTGGTTTCAAAGGTAGAAAATTTAATGATACCGGTAAGTCAAGATGAAGAAATAAAATGTAGGGTATACATACCGGAGGGACAAGGTCCCTTCCCGATATTTATTTACTACCATGGTGGAGGATGGGTTCTAGGAGATATTGAAGTGATGGATGCAAGTTGCCAAATGATTGCAAATAGAACGGCTAGTATTGTCGTATCTGTAAACTATCGTCTCGCTCCAGAGTATAAGTTCCCTACTCCAGTTGAAGACGCATATGCGGCATTGGAATGGGTTTATGAAGAAGGGGCCTCCTTTAACGGAGATGTTACTAGATTGGCAGTCGGAGGGGATAGCGTGGGTGGAAATCTAGCGACAGTAGTTACTATGATGGCTAGAGACAGAAAAGGCCCCGACATCACTGCACAGGTCTTAATCTACCCTGCGACAAATCTTGAGTTTAATACGGAATCCCATCAAACATTTGCAAAGGGATTTGGGCTAGATCGCGAACAGCTGATTTGGTTCCGTGATCATTATTTAAGGAATGATGAGGATAGGTATAATAAATACGCTTCTCCATTGGTTGCTGAAGATTTAAGTGGTCTCCCGCCAGCAATCGTAATCACAGCAGAAAATGATGTGCTTCGGGATGAAGGAATGGCTTATGCCGAACGTCTAAGAAAATTTGGTGTGCAAGTTGAATATGCATGTGAACTCGGTATGATCCACGGCTTTTTTGCACACATGGCTATTTTCTCTAAGAACATTGAATCGACTGTTTCTAAGATTGACAAGTTCTTGAATACTGCTAAATATACAATAGGGATAGATTGA
- a CDS encoding TauD/TfdA family dioxygenase — MSIILKEKIQERSAWKGIELAKDDSWIYYLSEKTIAALEKAVLHVQRKGLKAPDFGKEDFPISDLADEITYFVDELENGRGFLLIRGLPMERYTDEEASIIYWGLGLYLGIPIIQSKKGDLLGHIKDVGLDFKNTSVRGYQTNVHLPYHTDLADVVGLLCLRKAKSGGLSSIASSIAIYNEILEKYPEYLGILYRPFFHDLRGEETPGSSPVVSSPIFSYYDGKLSCRWIRNYIESAQTKTDVSLTKLEIEAFDLLDSLTHDKNMHIDMMMEPGDMQFVNNYTVMHSRTVFEDYEEDDRKRHLLRLWLMMPNGRKIAPDFEFYIGGVPVNR; from the coding sequence ATGTCGATCATTTTAAAGGAAAAAATTCAAGAGCGTTCAGCGTGGAAGGGTATTGAACTAGCTAAGGATGATTCATGGATTTATTATTTGTCCGAGAAAACGATTGCTGCACTTGAGAAGGCTGTATTACATGTTCAGCGTAAGGGATTAAAAGCACCTGATTTTGGAAAAGAGGATTTCCCGATTTCGGATCTTGCTGACGAAATCACTTACTTTGTTGACGAGCTGGAGAATGGTAGAGGGTTCCTATTGATTCGTGGATTGCCAATGGAACGTTATACTGATGAAGAAGCGAGCATCATTTACTGGGGTCTCGGACTTTACCTAGGTATTCCAATCATTCAAAGCAAAAAAGGTGACCTTTTAGGGCATATCAAAGACGTAGGTCTCGACTTTAAAAATACAAGTGTACGTGGTTACCAAACGAATGTACACCTTCCTTATCACACAGACCTTGCTGATGTAGTTGGCTTACTATGCCTTCGCAAAGCAAAATCTGGTGGTTTAAGTAGCATCGCAAGTTCTATAGCTATTTATAATGAAATTCTTGAGAAGTACCCAGAGTATCTTGGAATTCTTTATCGTCCATTCTTCCATGATCTTCGCGGGGAAGAAACACCAGGTTCATCTCCAGTAGTTTCATCACCAATCTTTAGTTATTACGATGGTAAATTGAGCTGCAGATGGATACGAAATTATATCGAATCTGCACAAACGAAAACAGATGTTTCTTTGACGAAATTAGAAATCGAAGCATTTGATTTACTAGATTCCCTTACTCATGATAAGAACATGCATATTGATATGATGATGGAACCAGGTGATATGCAATTTGTTAATAATTATACAGTTATGCATTCACGCACAGTATTTGAAGATTATGAAGAAGATGACCGCAAACGTCATTTATTAAGATTGTGGCTTATGATGCCAAATGGTCGAAAAATTGCCCCGGATTTCGAGTTTTATATCGGAGGAGTACCTGTAAATAGATAA
- a CDS encoding MFS transporter, translating to MSTPKYSWIILLFLVASGMINQVDKIVIGLVSVPLMKELHLSPSQWGLVGSSFFWFFTFSSIILGGMADSKNTKKMLTWMSLTWLIVQFLTPFVSSLSLLVFTRMILGAGEGPAPALSTAIMGKWFPKHRHGIGFGAVLLGTTGGSAIASPLLISLINQYGWRSAFIAMGIVGLIVLVLWVIFGKESPQEIGLPSFHQEEQHSSALSKVSWRQFLPHLLSKNFAFTVLCGGCAYWLLSVQAIWFPAYFTKVQHFNGQTLKLAVSLPFLFAAISQIGFSMLSDRIYRKTGDIRKARINLAGSMMVLSALCVYLANAVNSTAVSILFFTLAPGFAYVILSLAPAILMDFFSPKNIGKAQGTFIALSSSTSIIAPLVFGYFIQYAATEAIGYRYGFQVTALGMFVIGLLFWIVVRPAKQSNTTIKAEEQVRYSNNFNEESS from the coding sequence TTGAGCACTCCAAAATATTCTTGGATTATATTATTATTTCTAGTTGCTTCAGGTATGATTAACCAAGTTGATAAAATTGTTATTGGTTTGGTTTCCGTTCCCCTAATGAAAGAGTTACATTTAAGTCCTTCACAATGGGGATTGGTGGGAAGTTCCTTCTTTTGGTTCTTTACCTTTTCCTCTATCATTCTTGGTGGTATGGCCGATTCCAAAAACACGAAAAAAATGTTAACTTGGATGTCACTTACATGGTTAATTGTTCAATTTCTCACACCTTTTGTTTCCAGTCTGTCTTTGCTAGTCTTTACAAGAATGATCTTGGGAGCAGGCGAAGGTCCAGCCCCTGCCCTATCTACGGCAATAATGGGAAAATGGTTCCCGAAACACAGACATGGTATAGGCTTTGGTGCTGTTCTGTTAGGAACGACAGGCGGATCAGCTATTGCTTCGCCATTATTAATCTCCTTAATCAATCAATATGGATGGAGATCTGCTTTTATAGCCATGGGGATTGTTGGACTTATTGTGCTAGTTTTATGGGTCATTTTCGGTAAAGAAAGTCCACAAGAAATTGGGTTGCCTTCATTTCATCAAGAGGAGCAGCATTCATCAGCCCTCTCTAAGGTTTCTTGGCGTCAGTTTCTTCCGCATCTTTTGTCTAAAAATTTTGCTTTTACCGTTTTATGTGGAGGTTGTGCCTATTGGTTATTGTCCGTTCAAGCAATATGGTTTCCGGCATACTTTACCAAAGTTCAACATTTTAATGGTCAAACATTAAAACTAGCCGTGTCGTTACCTTTTCTTTTCGCTGCCATTAGCCAAATCGGATTTTCCATGCTATCAGACCGGATTTATCGCAAAACTGGGGATATTCGTAAAGCACGAATAAATCTTGCCGGTTCCATGATGGTACTATCTGCTCTTTGTGTATATCTAGCGAATGCTGTAAATTCAACTGCCGTGTCCATCCTGTTCTTCACCCTTGCTCCAGGTTTCGCATATGTCATTCTTTCACTCGCACCCGCAATATTAATGGATTTTTTTTCTCCCAAAAACATCGGAAAAGCACAAGGGACGTTCATTGCTCTTTCTAGTTCAACAAGTATTATTGCTCCACTCGTATTCGGGTATTTCATCCAATATGCAGCGACTGAGGCAATAGGATATCGTTATGGATTTCAAGTAACTGCTTTGGGTATGTTTGTTATCGGATTATTGTTTTGGATCGTTGTACGTCCCGCAAAGCAAAGCAACACAACAATAAAAGCAGAGGAGCAAGTAAGGTACAGTAATAACTTCAATGAAGAATCGTCTTAG
- a CDS encoding TauD/TfdA family dioxygenase, translating to MSSILKEKVQGLVAWKGIDLAKDDSWVYYLSEKMIAYIENALFHVKQKGLQAPNFNKEDFLIPNLSDEIAYFQEELENGRGFLLIRGLPKERYTDEEASIIYWGLGLHMGIPVSQNANGDLLGHVIDQGLSLENSNVRGYQTKLHLPFHADGSDVVGLLSLRKGKSGGFSSIISSMAVYNEILEKYPEYLGILCRPFIFDRRGEESPGESPVFTSPIFSYYDGKLSCRYVRTFIESAQAKTGIHLSKVEIEALDILDSILHDENMHYNMMLEEGDMQFVNNYTVLHSRTQYEDYEEPERKRHLLRLWLTMPNGREIAPDFAMFIDEETGKAGRGGIPVRGKTSGGIVENLK from the coding sequence ATGTCGTCCATTTTAAAGGAAAAAGTTCAAGGACTAGTAGCGTGGAAAGGTATTGATCTAGCTAAAGATGATTCATGGGTTTATTATTTGTCCGAGAAAATGATCGCATATATTGAAAACGCTTTATTTCATGTTAAACAAAAGGGTTTACAAGCCCCTAATTTTAACAAGGAGGACTTCCTGATTCCGAATCTCTCTGACGAAATTGCGTACTTTCAGGAAGAACTAGAGAATGGGAGGGGGTTCCTATTAATTCGTGGATTGCCAAAGGAAAGGTATACGGATGAAGAAGCGAGCATCATTTATTGGGGTCTCGGACTTCACATGGGCATCCCGGTATCGCAAAACGCAAATGGTGACCTCTTAGGGCACGTCATTGATCAAGGTCTTAGCTTAGAAAATTCAAATGTACGCGGTTACCAAACGAAACTGCATCTTCCTTTTCACGCAGATGGATCTGATGTCGTCGGATTATTAAGCCTTCGAAAAGGGAAATCTGGGGGTTTCAGTAGTATCATAAGTTCAATGGCTGTTTATAATGAAATTCTTGAGAAGTACCCAGAGTATCTAGGAATTCTCTGTCGTCCATTCATCTTTGATCGTCGTGGTGAGGAATCGCCAGGTGAATCACCAGTATTTACATCACCAATTTTTAGTTACTATGATGGTAAATTGAGCTGCAGATATGTTCGTACATTTATAGAATCAGCACAAGCGAAAACAGGTATCCATTTGTCAAAAGTTGAAATTGAAGCGTTAGACATACTGGATTCCATCCTTCATGATGAAAATATGCATTATAATATGATGTTGGAAGAAGGTGATATGCAATTCGTCAATAATTATACAGTTCTTCACTCACGTACTCAATACGAAGACTATGAAGAACCGGAACGCAAACGCCATTTATTAAGATTATGGCTCACGATGCCAAATGGCCGAGAAATTGCACCTGATTTCGCGATGTTTATTGATGAGGAAACAGGTAAAGCGGGTCGCGGCGGTATTCCCGTCCGTGGAAAAACATCTGGCGGTATTGTAGAAAACTTGAAGTAA
- a CDS encoding long-chain-fatty-acid--CoA ligase, translating to MGYNLDENLKRSASNFPDSIAYIYRDKSVTYKELNQQVERLATGLSARGIGKGDGVALLLGNSPEFLITYYSILRLGAFVVPMNPLYTKEEINYILDDSQAKAVIAHVSVEPKLSEVKEQLKNLKLVIYTDAEDQEFTWEHLMETSNNDCLSPFIDQEDLAVILYTSGTTGKPKGAMLSHRNLASNADAISELIELHGKDCVVAVLPMFHVFCMTICLNAPIACGATVLILPKFSPLDVISTILEKKATVFAGVPTMYNFILQLPESTAEDFLSIRLCISGGASIPVELLQKFEKKYNVFILEGYGLSETAPLVAINPLKGTRKPGSIGLNIPGLKSKIVNEDGKELPRGEVGELVVQGLNVMKGYLRMPEATSAALIDGWFYTDDLATMDEEGYIYIVDRKKDMILVGGYNVYPREVEEVLYQHPAVVEAAVIGVSDGGYEEIVKAYVVVNDEQITMNDIIRFCQDKLVKYKLPRQVEFSKELPKNSTGKILRRELRQLIEVK from the coding sequence ATGGGTTATAATTTAGACGAAAATCTGAAAAGAAGTGCAAGTAATTTCCCAGACAGTATCGCTTATATCTATAGAGATAAAAGTGTTACTTATAAGGAACTAAATCAGCAGGTAGAACGATTGGCTACTGGGTTGTCTGCCCGGGGAATCGGGAAGGGAGATGGAGTGGCTCTTTTATTAGGAAATAGCCCTGAATTTCTCATTACGTACTACAGCATTTTACGACTAGGTGCATTTGTAGTTCCGATGAATCCTTTGTATACCAAAGAGGAAATCAACTACATTTTAGACGATAGCCAAGCTAAAGCGGTTATTGCTCACGTATCTGTAGAACCGAAGTTGTCAGAAGTAAAGGAACAATTGAAAAATCTAAAGCTAGTCATTTATACAGATGCCGAGGATCAGGAATTTACATGGGAGCATCTGATGGAAACAAGCAATAATGATTGTCTAAGCCCTTTCATTGATCAGGAAGACCTTGCAGTCATTTTATACACATCAGGAACAACAGGGAAACCAAAGGGTGCGATGTTATCGCATCGGAATTTGGCTTCGAATGCAGACGCCATTTCAGAATTAATTGAACTTCATGGTAAAGATTGTGTAGTAGCTGTTCTACCAATGTTTCATGTTTTCTGTATGACTATTTGTCTGAATGCACCAATTGCTTGCGGGGCAACTGTCCTGATCCTACCTAAATTCAGCCCTCTTGATGTGATCAGTACCATTCTAGAAAAAAAGGCAACAGTGTTTGCTGGAGTTCCTACGATGTATAATTTTATCTTGCAATTGCCTGAATCCACTGCGGAAGATTTCTTATCCATTCGTTTGTGTATCTCAGGAGGTGCCTCGATTCCGGTCGAACTGCTACAAAAATTTGAAAAAAAGTATAACGTTTTTATCTTGGAAGGGTATGGCCTTTCGGAAACTGCGCCTCTTGTCGCTATTAATCCTTTAAAGGGAACCCGCAAACCAGGCTCTATCGGCCTAAATATACCAGGCCTCAAGAGCAAAATTGTCAATGAGGACGGAAAAGAATTGCCCAGAGGAGAAGTCGGTGAATTAGTAGTTCAAGGGCTAAATGTAATGAAGGGATACTTGAGGATGCCGGAAGCTACATCAGCTGCCTTAATAGATGGATGGTTTTATACTGATGATTTAGCAACAATGGATGAAGAAGGATACATCTACATCGTTGATCGCAAGAAGGACATGATTCTTGTTGGTGGATACAATGTATATCCTCGTGAAGTGGAGGAAGTTCTGTATCAACATCCTGCTGTTGTAGAGGCGGCCGTAATCGGAGTTTCCGATGGAGGATACGAAGAAATCGTAAAAGCTTATGTCGTAGTCAATGATGAGCAGATTACCATGAATGACATTATTCGATTCTGTCAGGATAAGCTGGTGAAGTACAAGCTTCCTAGACAAGTGGAGTTTTCTAAAGAGTTACCTAAGAACTCAACAGGGAAAATTTTGCGCAGAGAGTTAAGACAATTAATTGAAGTTAAGTAA
- a CDS encoding IS1182 family transposase codes for MYVTYSMKKVEENRKYYEMMYDASHHLVKIDQIMDWDFVTRQLEVFYPHRIGRPTRDPIMLVKILLIQYLEGFRSVRFTCNQVKQNATYHWFLGISPKEKIPDHSTISKFLSQRLRNTIFWEELFQHCLRLIHQEGFIANETWVADETELKANANKRIREILIEEKIIEENDKDLAIINDHRLRRGKKPLLAKRSKIEEKQTNISPVDPDARLSVKHDQRGRFAYFEHRVVDSFHNFIIATDITAANVPGHRKLIEQIEWLKQLFGKYAGEIALDSGYYNASLARRLFRRHFFVYISYRRFTTKEHPKCRRYHFKQVNEELYACPCGVPFYYKTTNRQGYHEFKPLKGSCQACPFANKENQDRVLRISIHQEIYDHLREQRLSIRGKILRSVRPSTVELSFAHSKELHGLRYARYRGVQKVKAQVLMTAIIQNLKKWTKLRSLKRVGLHLTHQIIEETTS; via the coding sequence ATGTATGTTACATATTCCATGAAAAAAGTTGAAGAAAATCGAAAGTACTATGAAATGATGTATGATGCTTCGCATCATTTAGTGAAAATAGATCAAATAATGGATTGGGATTTTGTGACAAGGCAGTTAGAAGTATTCTATCCTCATCGTATTGGTCGCCCAACGAGAGATCCAATTATGTTAGTAAAAATATTATTGATTCAATATTTAGAGGGCTTTCGTTCGGTTCGTTTTACATGTAATCAAGTAAAACAGAATGCGACATATCATTGGTTTTTAGGCATTTCTCCAAAAGAAAAAATTCCAGATCACTCAACTATTTCTAAGTTTCTTTCGCAACGTTTACGAAACACGATATTTTGGGAAGAGCTTTTTCAGCATTGTCTTCGTTTGATTCATCAAGAAGGGTTTATTGCGAACGAAACATGGGTGGCAGATGAAACCGAATTAAAAGCGAATGCAAATAAACGTATACGTGAAATCTTGATAGAGGAGAAGATAATAGAAGAAAACGATAAAGATTTAGCGATTATTAACGATCACCGTTTACGTCGTGGGAAAAAACCTTTACTAGCGAAGCGTTCAAAAATAGAAGAAAAACAGACAAATATTAGTCCAGTAGATCCTGACGCACGTTTATCCGTTAAACATGACCAACGCGGACGATTTGCTTATTTTGAACATCGAGTAGTCGATTCATTTCATAATTTCATCATTGCCACAGATATCACCGCTGCGAATGTTCCGGGACATCGCAAGTTAATTGAACAAATTGAATGGTTAAAACAATTATTTGGAAAGTATGCGGGAGAAATCGCCCTTGATTCAGGATACTACAACGCCTCCCTTGCGCGCAGGCTATTTCGCCGTCACTTCTTTGTCTACATATCTTATCGCCGATTCACGACAAAAGAACATCCGAAGTGTCGTCGTTATCACTTTAAACAAGTAAATGAAGAACTCTATGCCTGCCCTTGCGGTGTACCATTTTATTATAAAACAACAAATCGGCAAGGTTATCATGAATTCAAACCACTTAAAGGGAGTTGTCAGGCCTGTCCATTTGCGAACAAAGAAAATCAAGATCGTGTATTACGAATTTCGATTCATCAAGAAATTTATGATCACTTAAGAGAACAACGCTTGTCTATAAGAGGGAAAATTCTCCGCTCTGTTCGTCCATCTACGGTGGAACTGAGTTTCGCACATAGTAAAGAACTCCACGGTTTGCGCTATGCGCGATACCGTGGAGTTCAAAAAGTTAAAGCACAAGTTTTGATGACGGCCATCATACAAAACTTAAAAAAGTGGACCAAACTTCGCTCACTTAAGCGAGTTGGTTTACACCTAACACATCAAATTATAGAAGAAACTACTTCATAA
- a CDS encoding tyrosine-protein phosphatase — MTNYHELVKGKVYIGGVDAIQEAVKKHGITEVFDLRAGGEEPEGFPAETNRHAYPIVEGIEGQDESVRSAIGAVKEAIEQGKTVYFHCSGGRNRTGTVATGLLLELGHASSVEEAEQQVKAIRSIIAIKPELKQVLHNLYHVALK, encoded by the coding sequence ATGACTAACTATCACGAACTCGTAAAAGGAAAAGTATATATTGGCGGAGTTGACGCTATACAAGAAGCAGTGAAAAAGCATGGAATTACAGAGGTATTTGACTTACGTGCTGGAGGAGAAGAACCAGAAGGGTTTCCAGCTGAAACTAATCGTCATGCTTATCCAATTGTAGAAGGTATAGAAGGACAGGATGAATCAGTACGAAGTGCAATTGGAGCAGTCAAAGAGGCAATAGAACAAGGGAAAACAGTATACTTCCATTGTTCAGGTGGACGTAATCGTACAGGTACAGTTGCTACAGGATTATTACTAGAATTAGGTCACGCTTCAAGTGTGGAAGAGGCAGAACAACAAGTAAAGGCAATTCGCTCAATCATTGCAATTAAGCCAGAATTGAAACAAGTATTGCATAATTTATATCATGTAGCTTTGAAATAA
- a CDS encoding iron-sulfur cluster biosynthesis family protein produces the protein MNITDKAKEFIESAMKENDVSTLRFTFEGAGCCGPSYGINLGEAQENDVTETVNGIDVAIDPKVVEIVNTLTLDYVEDQQGAGLVISGGSNCC, from the coding sequence ATGAATATTACAGATAAAGCAAAAGAGTTTATTGAAAGTGCCATGAAAGAAAACGATGTTTCAACACTACGTTTTACATTTGAGGGTGCTGGATGTTGTGGACCAAGCTACGGTATTAATTTAGGAGAAGCGCAAGAAAATGATGTAACAGAAACAGTAAATGGTATTGATGTTGCCATAGATCCAAAGGTCGTTGAAATTGTAAATACATTGACATTAGACTATGTAGAAGATCAACAAGGTGCAGGTCTTGTGATAAGTGGCGGATCGAATTGCTGCTAA
- the arsA gene encoding arsenical pump-driving ATPase encodes MTNLYNPNTITFTPFLFFTGKGGVGKTSTACATAITLADMGKRVLLISTDPASNLQDVFEIELTNKPKVIPNVPNLQVANLDPETAAYEYKERVVGPYREKLPDTVIATMEEQLSGACTVEIAAFDEFSTLLTNKELTSKFDHIIFDTAPTGHTLRLLQLPTAWSGFLEESTHGASCLGPLAGLGDKKELYSHTVQALSNPKQTMLLLVTRPDSSPLQEAQRAAKELKEIDVSNQYLLVNGILKDYVQDDGVSKALFMRQLRALENMAEELKGLPTYEIPLVPFNVTGIDNMRKLVRPIENFSILDEEQQEVAVPSLQNLIADLSETGKRVIFTMGKGGVGKTTVASAIAVGLAEKGHHVHLTTTDPAAHIDYVMHGEQGNITISRIDPKVEVENYRKEVIEQAKETVDEEGLAYLEEDLRSPCTEEIAVFRALADIVEKANDEIVVIDTAPTGHTLLLLDAAQAYHKEIVRSSGEVPQSVKNLLPRLRNPEETSVVIVTLAEATPVHEASRLQGDLKRANINPKWWVINQSFYATHTSNPVLRGRAQSEVEWIQAVQKESQNNCVIIPWQSEDIVGYEKLKSLVK; translated from the coding sequence ATGACAAACTTATACAATCCAAACACAATAACATTCACACCATTTCTATTCTTTACTGGTAAAGGCGGAGTAGGAAAAACATCTACTGCATGTGCAACAGCAATTACTTTAGCTGATATGGGGAAACGTGTTTTGTTAATTAGTACTGACCCAGCTTCTAATTTACAAGATGTGTTTGAAATCGAACTAACCAACAAACCGAAAGTAATTCCTAATGTTCCGAACCTACAAGTAGCTAACTTGGATCCAGAAACAGCGGCTTATGAATATAAAGAACGTGTTGTTGGCCCATATCGCGAGAAATTGCCAGATACGGTGATTGCTACGATGGAAGAGCAATTATCCGGAGCTTGTACAGTAGAAATTGCAGCATTTGATGAGTTCTCTACGTTACTTACAAATAAAGAGCTAACATCGAAATTCGATCACATTATCTTTGATACAGCACCAACAGGTCATACATTACGTCTTCTTCAGCTCCCAACGGCTTGGAGTGGTTTCTTAGAAGAAAGTACACATGGAGCTTCTTGTTTAGGACCATTAGCAGGACTTGGAGATAAAAAAGAGTTATATAGTCATACGGTTCAAGCGTTATCTAATCCGAAGCAAACAATGTTGTTGCTTGTTACACGCCCTGATAGTTCTCCGTTACAAGAAGCGCAACGAGCAGCTAAAGAATTAAAAGAAATTGACGTTAGCAACCAATATCTACTTGTAAATGGCATCTTGAAAGACTATGTGCAAGATGATGGTGTTTCAAAAGCATTGTTTATGAGACAATTACGTGCGTTAGAAAACATGGCAGAAGAATTAAAAGGTCTTCCGACTTATGAAATTCCATTAGTACCGTTTAATGTTACTGGCATAGATAATATGAGAAAATTGGTTCGACCAATAGAGAATTTTTCAATTTTAGATGAAGAACAACAAGAGGTTGCTGTACCTTCTCTTCAAAATTTGATTGCAGATCTTTCTGAGACTGGAAAAAGAGTTATTTTTACAATGGGAAAAGGTGGAGTGGGAAAAACAACTGTAGCCTCGGCAATTGCAGTTGGTCTTGCTGAAAAGGGCCATCATGTACATTTAACTACAACTGATCCAGCAGCCCATATTGATTATGTCATGCATGGAGAACAAGGAAATATTACGATTAGTCGAATTGATCCGAAGGTAGAAGTAGAAAATTATCGTAAGGAAGTCATTGAGCAAGCAAAAGAAACGGTAGATGAAGAAGGCTTAGCTTATTTAGAAGAAGATTTACGTTCACCTTGTACAGAGGAAATTGCAGTCTTCCGTGCTTTAGCCGACATTGTTGAGAAAGCAAATGATGAAATTGTGGTAATTGATACAGCGCCAACAGGTCATACATTATTGTTACTGGATGCGGCACAAGCGTATCATAAGGAAATTGTACGCTCTTCTGGTGAAGTACCGCAGTCTGTGAAAAACTTATTACCACGTCTTCGTAATCCAGAGGAAACAAGTGTTGTCATCGTAACATTAGCGGAGGCTACGCCAGTACATGAAGCAAGCCGTCTACAAGGAGACTTAAAACGTGCAAATATTAATCCAAAATGGTGGGTTATCAATCAAAGTTTTTATGCAACACATACAAGTAATCCAGTGTTAAGAGGAAGGGCGCAGTCTGAAGTAGAGTGGATTCAAGCGGTTCAAAAGGAATCACAAAATAACTGTGTTATCATCCCTTGGCAATCGGAAGATATTGTGGGATATGAAAAGCTTAAATCTTTAGTAAAATAA